In the genome of Crassaminicella thermophila, the window ATATTCAGAGCAATATAGGAAAGGGAACAAGAATAAAAGTTACAATTCCATTAAAAAATGAGGAGGAACCATACAATGGAATCTAAAATTAGAGTTTTAATTGCAGATGATCATGCACTGATGAGACAAGGATTAAAGCAAATAATAGAATTGGAAGATGATATTGAAGTAGTTGGATTGGCTGTAGATGGAGAAGATACCATAAAAAAAGCACAGCAATTACATCCTCATATAATACTATTAGATATAAATATGCCGAATATGAATGGAATACAAGCTCTAAGAAGATTAAAAGATATAGGGACAGATTCTAAAATTATTATGTTAACAATTCATGAAGATAGAGAATATCTATTTGAGACAATTAATATTGGTGCATCTGGATATGTATTAAAAGATGCAGAATCAGCTAGCCTCATAAAAGCCATTCGAGATGTATTTACTGGACATTCTTATATTCATCCATCACTTGCTTCTGCATTAGTTAAAGAATATAATAAAAAGGAAAGTGATACATATAAAAAAGATAAATTAACAAGAAGGGAGTATGAGGTATTAGGTTTAATTGCAGAGGGGAAAAATAATAGAGAAATTGCACAAGACTTGTTTATTAGTGAAAAAACTGTAAAAAATCATGTATCTAATATATTTAAAAAGATAGATGTAAATGATCGAACACAAGCTGCAATTTATGCATATAAGCATAATATTAAAAAGATATAGTATATAAGTTATACTATGACAAATAATAAAAATGTATATTTTAAGGAGGGATAAAATTGCCTGATAAAAAACATAAATTAAGTTTTGAATTTAAGAATGCATGGGAAACAATGGACGAAAAAGAGAAAGACGATGTATTTAAATTTAATGAAGGATACAAGGCCTTTTTAGATAATGGAAAAACTGAGAGAGAATGCGTCAAAGAAATAATAAAACAAGCTAAAGAGAATGGTTATAAAAATATTGAAGAATTTATAAACGGAAATGAAACCCTAAAAGAAGGTTCAAAGATATATGCAAATAATAAAGGGAAAGCTGTTGCATTGTTTGTTATTGGGAAAGAATTAATAGAGAAAGGAATGCACGTTGTTGGTGCACATATTGATTCACCTAGATTAGATTTAAAACCTTTTCCTTTATATGAGGATGGGGGGTTAGCATTATTTAAAACCCATTATTATGGGGGCATTAGAAAATATCAGTGGACTACAATTCCTCTAGCTTTACATGGTGTTATAATAAATAAAAAAGGAGAAAAAATAAATATTGTAATTGGAGAAGAAGAGAATGATCCTGTATTTTTTATAACAGATTTATTACCTCATTTAGCAAAAGATCAAAATGAAAAAAAACTTAGTGAAGGTATAACAGGAGAAGGATTAAATATATTAATCGGAAGCATTCCTTACAAAGATGATGAAATAAAAGAAAAAGTAAAATATAATATTTTGAAACTATTATATGAGAAATATGGAATAGAAGAAGAAGACTTTTTGACAGCTGAAATTGAAGTAGTGCCTGCAGGAAAAGCAAAAGATGTTGGAATAGATAAAAGTTTAGTAGGAGCTTATGGTCAAGATGATAGAGTTTGTTCTTATACAGCTATGCAAGCGATATTTAAAATAAGTAACCCTATAAAAACTGCTGTAACACTATTGGTAGATAAAGAAGAAATAGGTAGTGTTGGAAATACAGGGATGCAATCAAGATTTTTTGAAAATACCGTAGCAGAATTAATTGCTTTACAAAGCAATGATTTTAGTATTTTAAAAGTGAGAAGGGCTTTATCCAATTCAAAAGTTTTATCTGCAGATGTGGGTGCTGGTTTTGATCCAAATTTCCCTGATGTTTTAGATAAAAGAAATGCAGCTTTCATAGGAAAAGGTGTATTAATTTCAAAGTATACGGGTGCTAGAGGAAAATCAGGCTCTAATGATGCAAATGCAGAATTTTTAGCTATGGTAAGAAAAATATTCTATGAGAATAATATACTATGGCAAATTGGTGAATTAGGAAAGGTAGATCAGGGAGGTGGCGGTACAATAGCATATATATTAGCAAATTATGGAGCAGAAGTAGTAGATTGTGGTGTTCCGTTGTTAAGTATGCACGCGCCGATGGAAATAGCAAGTAAAATAGACGTATATATGACATACAAAGCATATAAAGTTTTTTTAGAAGCTTAAAATAATCGGGTTTAATGCCCGATTATATTTTGGTTTAAAAAATTATCTATATATAAAAATTTTTATTTTCTAACATAAAATGCTTAAAAGTTTCTGCTAAAGGAGATAAAATTCTAGGTTTGTGATAAACAAAATAAAATTTTCTAGAAGTATCGATATTTTCTAATTCTAATTTTTTCACCATGTTATAGCGCAGCTCATCTCTTATAGCTAACTCAGAAATCATTGTAATACCTAGACCATTTCTTACACATTGTTTAATGGCTTCTGTATTTTCTATATAGGCTACAATATTTAGCTGTTCTAAGGATATATTATGTAAATGGAGGATTTGTTCAAA includes:
- a CDS encoding response regulator, whose product is MESKIRVLIADDHALMRQGLKQIIELEDDIEVVGLAVDGEDTIKKAQQLHPHIILLDINMPNMNGIQALRRLKDIGTDSKIIMLTIHEDREYLFETINIGASGYVLKDAESASLIKAIRDVFTGHSYIHPSLASALVKEYNKKESDTYKKDKLTRREYEVLGLIAEGKNNREIAQDLFISEKTVKNHVSNIFKKIDVNDRTQAAIYAYKHNIKKI
- a CDS encoding aminopeptidase → MPDKKHKLSFEFKNAWETMDEKEKDDVFKFNEGYKAFLDNGKTERECVKEIIKQAKENGYKNIEEFINGNETLKEGSKIYANNKGKAVALFVIGKELIEKGMHVVGAHIDSPRLDLKPFPLYEDGGLALFKTHYYGGIRKYQWTTIPLALHGVIINKKGEKINIVIGEEENDPVFFITDLLPHLAKDQNEKKLSEGITGEGLNILIGSIPYKDDEIKEKVKYNILKLLYEKYGIEEEDFLTAEIEVVPAGKAKDVGIDKSLVGAYGQDDRVCSYTAMQAIFKISNPIKTAVTLLVDKEEIGSVGNTGMQSRFFENTVAELIALQSNDFSILKVRRALSNSKVLSADVGAGFDPNFPDVLDKRNAAFIGKGVLISKYTGARGKSGSNDANAEFLAMVRKIFYENNILWQIGELGKVDQGGGGTIAYILANYGAEVVDCGVPLLSMHAPMEIASKIDVYMTYKAYKVFLEA